In the genome of Poecilia reticulata strain Guanapo linkage group LG16, Guppy_female_1.0+MT, whole genome shotgun sequence, one region contains:
- the gdf6a gene encoding growth/differentiation factor 6-A, whose amino-acid sequence MDASRFAAVHLGLLLVLFGNVPCFQSAAIISPSAPKRNREARTSHPHGQRSPRLFRDIIASSHPAAGHHKDGEVPKDAVVPHEYMLSIYRTYSAAEKLGLNASFFRSSKSANTITSFVDKGTDNLLHSPLRRQKYLFDVSTLSEKEELVGAELRIFRKALGAPQAAGPFHLQLYPCRSDKPLDSRSLDAADSAETGGWEVLDVWNAFQMQRQHRSQLCFQLRAVHGKSDAEVDLRRLGLDRSGRGQQEKAILVAYTRSRKRENLFNEMKEKIKSRRSAEEKPARAEGLGEGPPRRRRRTAPNNRHGKRHGKKSKYRCSKKALHVNFKELGWDDWIIAPLGYEAYHCEGVCDFPLRSHLEPTNHAIIQTLMNSMDPNSTPPSCCVPTKLSPISILFTDSGNNVVYKQYEEMVVEQCGCR is encoded by the exons ATGGACGCATCTCGGTTCGCTGCGGTACATCTGGGCCTGCTCCTCGTTTTGTTTGGGAATGTACCGTGTTTCCAGTCTGCTGCTATCATCTCCCCCTCTGCGCCGAAGAGGAACAGGGAAGCCAGGACCTCTCATCCGCACGGACAAAGGTCACCCAGGCTCTTCAGAGACATCATCGCCTCCTCGCACCCCGCAGCAGGACACCACAAAGACGGAGAGGTCCCAAAGGACGCCGTGGTGCCGCACGAGTACATGCTCTCCATATACAGGACGTATTCGGCGGCCGAGAAACTCGGACTAAACGCGAGCTTCTTCCGCTCCTCAAAGTCTGCCAACACCATAACGAGTTTTGTGGACAAAGGAACAG ACAATCTTTTGCACTCTCCTCTGAGAAGACAGAAGTATCTGTTTGATGTCTCAACCCTGTCAGAGAAAGAGGAGCTGGTCGGAGCCGAATTAAGGATATTTAGGAAAGCTTTGGGGGCCCCTCAGGCGGCGGGGCCCTTCCACCTCCAGCTCTACCCGTGCCGCTCCGACAAGCCGCTGGACTCCAGGTCTCTGGACGCCGCGGACTCCGCAGAGACCGGCGGCTGGGAGGTTCTGGACGTGTGGAACGCGTTTCAGATGCAGCGCCAGCACAGGAGCCAGCTCTGCTTCCAGCTCCGGGCCGTGCACGGCAAGTCCGACGCCGAGGTGGACTTGAGGCGGCTGGGCCTGGACAGGAGCGGCCGCGGGCAGCAGGAGAAGGCCATCCTGGTGGCCTACACCCGCTCCAGGAAGAGGGAGAACCTGTTCAACGAGATGAAGGAGAAGATCAAGTCGCGGCGGTCGGCCGAGGAGAAGCCGGCGAGGGCCGAGGGGCTGGGCGAGGGCCCCCCGCGGCGGCGGAGGAGGACGGCGCCGAACAACCGGCACGGGAAGCGGCACGGGAAGAAGTCCAAGTACAGGTGCAGCAAAAAGGCCCTGCACGTGAACTTCAAGGAGCTGGGCTGGGACGACTGGATCATCGCCCCGCTGGGCTACGAGGCCTACCACTGCGAGGGCGTGTGCGACTTCCCGCTGCGCTCGCACCTGGAGCCCACCAACCACGCCATCATCCAGACCCTCATGAACTCCATGGACCCCAACAGCACCCCGCCCAGCTGCTGCGTGCCCACCAAGCTCAGCCCCATCAGCATCTTGTTCACGGACTCAGGCAACAACGTGGTGTACAAGCAGTACGAGGAGATGGTGGTGGAGCAGTGCGGCTGCAGGTAG